The DNA region AACTTTTAATCACTTAACTAACCTATGTATTGGTTATACCTATGGTATGTTGACTATTAAAAATGTAAAAACTGAGACTCAACCCCTAAACATGGTTTTAAGTAAAACTAAATGAAACAACACTACCAACATATTAACCAAATATCAATGAATAGCTTTAGAAGATTTGTAGTCCTTATTTTATTAGGATTTTTGGTGTTTAATGCTAATGCACAAACCCCTTCTCTTACAATTACTAATGTTGAGACTATTGGTAACACTGGAGTCTCGGAAGCAGGAACTGTACTAAATTACAGGATAGAGCTGTTCAATAATGGTGACCAAGACTTAACAGGTGTGACTATTTCTGATGTATTGAACGGAACAGGGTTAACCCTTACAGGCCCAACAGAAAGTATTTCTACTAATAATGTATTAAATGTTGGTGAAATTTGGACCTATACCACTTCATATACAGTTACAGCACCAAATATAACCGCTGGATCTGATTTAGTTAATACAGCAACAGTAACTACAGCTGAAACGGGAGTAGCTAATTTTACTGCGGTTAGAACAGTTACAATTTATGAAGATGATTATGATGAGGTTACCATTACAGTTAAAAGTACGGTTGTAGCTCCAGTAAGTAATGGAGATATTGCGGAATGTGATTCCGGTCAAACTTTAAATGCAAATGATGCGTTGGTGTCAACAACAGATGTGGTATGGTATGATGCCATCGTTGGAGGAAGCACAGTAGCCAACCCTACGCAAACAGGTGTTGGTTCGGTAACCTATTATGCTGAACAAACTGACCCTGCTACTAGTTGTTCTAGCGAAACAAGAACAGCAGTAACTTTAACAATTAATGCCTTACCAACAGCCACAATTTCGTATGCAGGTACGCCTTATTGTGCTACGGGTACAGCATCTGTTACTCAAACAGGTCAAGCGGGCGGAACGTATAGTAGTACAGCAGGTTTAGTAATTAATGGAACTACAGGAGCAATCAATTTAGCAACAAGTACACCAGGTACGTATACGGTTACATATAGTTTTACAGATGGTACTTGTCCAAATACAACTACTACATCGGTAACAATTAATGCCTTACCAACAGCCACAATTTCATATGCAGGTACGCCTTATTGTGCTACGGGTACAGCATCTGTTACTCAAACAGGTCAAGCGGGCGGAACGTATAGTAGTACAGCAGGCTTAGTAGTTAATGGAACTACAGGAGCAATCAATTTAGCAACAAGTACACCAGGTACGTATACGGTTACATATAGTTTTACAGATGGTACTTGTCCAAATACAACTACTACATCGGTAACAATTAATGCCTNNNNNNNNNNNNNNNNNNNNNNNNNNNNNNNNNNNNNNNNNNNNNNNNNNNNNNNNNNNNNNNNNNNNNNNNNNNNNNNNNNNNNNNNNNNNNNNNNNNNTACCAACAGCCACAATTTCATATGCAGGTACGCCTTATTGTGCTACGGGTACAGCATCTGTTACTCAAACAGGTCAAGCGGGCGGAACGTATAGTAGTACAGCAGGCTTAGTAATTAATGGAACTACAGGAGCAATCAATTTAGCAACAAGTACACCAGGTACGTATACGGTTACATATAGTTTTACAGATGGTACTTGTCCAAATACAACTACTACATCAGTAACGATTAATGCCTTACCAACAATAAGTATTTCTAGTGCACCT from Aureibaculum sp. 2308TA14-22 includes:
- a CDS encoding DUF7507 domain-containing protein, coding for MKQHYQHINQISMNSFRRFVVLILLGFLVFNANAQTPSLTITNVETIGNTGVSEAGTVLNYRIELFNNGDQDLTGVTISDVLNGTGLTLTGPTESISTNNVLNVGEIWTYTTSYTVTAPNITAGSDLVNTATVTTAETGVANFTAVRTVTIYEDDYDEVTITVKSTVVAPVSNGDIAECDSGQTLNANDALVSTTDVVWYDAIVGGSTVANPTQTGVGSVTYYAEQTDPATSCSSETRTAVTLTINALPTATISYAGTPYCATGTASVTQTGQAGGTYSSTAGLVINGTTGAINLATSTPGTYTVTYSFTDGTCPNTTTTSVTINALPTATISYAGTPYCATGTASVTQTGQAGGTYSSTAGLVVNGTTGAINLATSTPGTYTVTYSFTDGTCPNTTTTSVTINA